A DNA window from Helianthus annuus cultivar XRQ/B chromosome 15, HanXRQr2.0-SUNRISE, whole genome shotgun sequence contains the following coding sequences:
- the LOC110912655 gene encoding heat shock protein 90-6, mitochondrial, with amino-acid sequence MHRLSRRSVNTLFRYGAHRRRDAVSAAAASAGSPNFNESGAERDASGRWYSVLTTASSTGPVSTNSLKLGNMIPSGKWFESTASDVQTPEAPVEKYEYQAEVSRLMDLIVNSLYSNKEAFLRELIRQVSKFLNKFAM; translated from the exons ATGCACCGGCTCTCTAGGCGTTCTGTCAACACTCTTTTCCGCTACGGCGCCCATCGCCGCCGTGATGCCGTCTCTGCGGCAGCGGCTTCTGCCGGTTCTCCCAATTTCAATGAATCG GGTGCAGAGAGGGATGCTAGTGGTAGGTGGTATTCAGTTTTAACTACTGCGTCATCCACTGGGCCTGTTTCCACAAATTCTTTGAAATTAGGAAACATGATTCCTTCTGGGAAGTGGTTTGAGTCGACGGCTTCAGACGTTCAGACACCTGAAGCACCTGTGGAGAAGTATGAGTATCAGGCAGAG GTAAGTCGGCTTATGGACCTTATTGTTAACAGTCTATATAGCAACAAAGAGGCGTTCCTTCGTGAACTTATCAGGCAAGTTTctaaatttttaaacaaatttgcaATGTAG